The Peribacillus sp. FSL P2-0133 genome has a segment encoding these proteins:
- a CDS encoding carboxymuconolactone decarboxylase family protein: MCNHMEGCLNAGATIDEIIETLKIGVIGGGSITYPNARFAMHALEEFTAGSALSQEEKLKEESA; this comes from the coding sequence ATTTGCAATCACATGGAAGGCTGTTTAAATGCCGGGGCAACCATCGATGAAATCATTGAAACCCTCAAAATTGGTGTGATTGGTGGCGGTTCGATCACTTATCCCAACGCGAGGTTTGCCATGCATGCTTTAGAAGAATTTACAGCGGGTAGTGCTCTTTCGCAGGAGGAGAAATTAAAAGAAGAAAGTGCATAG
- a CDS encoding ABC transporter permease, whose protein sequence is MKSKTGVLLGRLMRNIMRSPDTIITVAITPIMMLLLFVYVFGGAIETGTDNYVNYLLPGILLMAIASGVAYTSVRLFTDVKSGLMARFITMPIKRSSVLWAHVLTSLVSNALTVMVVILVALLMGFRSNADILDWLAVAGILGLFTLALTWLAVIPGLTAGSMEGATAYSYPLIFLPFISSAFVPTETMPKIVRAFAENQPVTSIVNAIRALLYEGSVGKDIWIALAWCVGIMVIAYFFASKQFKRQLG, encoded by the coding sequence ATGAAAAGCAAAACAGGGGTACTACTAGGGCGTTTAATGCGCAACATCATGCGCAGCCCGGATACAATTATCACGGTGGCGATTACGCCGATTATGATGCTGCTGCTGTTTGTCTACGTATTTGGCGGCGCCATAGAGACAGGCACGGACAACTACGTCAATTATTTATTGCCGGGAATCTTGCTGATGGCTATCGCATCCGGTGTCGCTTACACTTCCGTGCGGCTGTTTACGGATGTAAAGAGCGGGCTGATGGCGCGTTTCATTACCATGCCCATCAAGCGCTCGTCGGTATTGTGGGCTCACGTGTTGACCTCGCTTGTTTCCAATGCGCTTACTGTCATGGTGGTTATCCTCGTCGCGCTCTTGATGGGCTTCCGTTCCAACGCTGATATCCTGGATTGGCTCGCGGTAGCTGGGATACTCGGGCTGTTTACGCTGGCGCTGACATGGCTGGCTGTCATTCCCGGATTGACAGCGGGGTCTATGGAAGGGGCGACAGCCTACTCGTACCCGCTGATTTTCCTGCCGTTTATCAGTTCGGCCTTTGTCCCCACCGAAACCATGCCTAAAATTGTCCGTGCGTTCGCTGAGAACCAGCCCGTGACTTCAATCGTGAATGCGATTCGTGCCCTCTTGTATGAAGGGTCTGTTGGCAAAGATATCTGGATCGCGCTTGCCTGGTGCGTCGGCATCATGGTCATCGCTTACTTCTTCGCCAGTAAACAATTTAAACGCCAGTTAGGGTAA
- a CDS encoding YolD-like family protein yields MILKSLKKKGITTIIYYKEGVLKTCKGQLHKLNLNEQTLSLKDENQKIFSIRLSRIMEIY; encoded by the coding sequence ATGATCTTGAAATCGTTGAAAAAAAAGGGCATAACGACCATCATTTATTATAAAGAAGGAGTATTAAAAACATGTAAGGGTCAATTGCATAAACTTAACCTCAATGAACAAACCCTTTCCTTAAAGGATGAAAATCAAAAGATTTTCTCTATTCGTTTATCTCGTATTATGGAAATATACTAA
- a CDS encoding SET domain-containing protein produces the protein MIHPDTEIRFVNEKIGVGVFATKMIPKGTIIWALDDLDIILEEDEIESLDLVRREIVYKYAYLNDDDNYVLCWDHARYMNHSFSPNVVSTVYEIELASRDILPGEQITCDYATLGLDEPFECEPEEGTSSTVVMPDDYLYRYKEWDELAGEAFKQLNQVDQPLRHLIRPEFVDRVNAIAEGSAEPDSFLTLYEEE, from the coding sequence ATGATACATCCAGATACCGAGATTCGGTTTGTCAATGAAAAGATTGGTGTGGGTGTTTTTGCCACAAAAATGATCCCCAAAGGAACGATCATCTGGGCATTGGATGATTTGGACATCATTCTCGAGGAAGATGAAATTGAATCGCTTGATCTCGTGCGAAGGGAAATCGTCTATAAATATGCCTACCTCAACGATGACGATAACTACGTGCTGTGCTGGGATCATGCCAGATACATGAATCATAGCTTCAGTCCAAATGTGGTATCGACGGTCTATGAGATTGAATTGGCGTCGAGGGATATTCTTCCCGGAGAGCAAATCACATGCGACTATGCTACGCTCGGGTTAGACGAACCTTTTGAGTGTGAACCGGAGGAAGGGACTTCTAGCACCGTAGTGATGCCGGATGATTATCTGTATCGCTACAAGGAATGGGATGAGTTGGCTGGGGAGGCATTCAAACAATTGAATCAAGTAGACCAGCCGTTGCGTCATCTGATTCGACCGGAGTTCGTCGACAGGGTAAACGCGATCGCAGAGGGAAGTGCCGAGCCGGATTCCTTTCTTACGCTCTATGAAGAGGAGTAA